One Micromonospora sp. WMMD1120 genomic region harbors:
- a CDS encoding maleylpyruvate isomerase family mycothiol-dependent enzyme: protein MSTPADQIITALRAGHEELAALVRDLKDDDLLRPSGASEWQVSQVLSHLGSGAEINLATLEAARSGAPGPDGDFNRGVWARWDAMSPTEHAAGFLAANERLVEAYEALDAETRNTLRIDLGFLPEPVDVATAARFRLSEFALHQWDAEVAFNRFAAVTPGAVALLLDQIGGMLAWTSRPQELAGREGTLLVRLHAPERTFGLRLGERVEIVDPPEQPDGELVAPAEAWLRLATGRLGPAYTPDGVRVTGPLTLDDLRRVFAGF, encoded by the coding sequence ATGTCGACCCCTGCTGACCAGATCATCACGGCGCTACGCGCGGGCCACGAGGAGCTCGCCGCGCTCGTGCGGGACCTCAAGGACGACGACCTGCTGCGCCCGTCGGGCGCCAGCGAGTGGCAGGTGTCCCAGGTGCTGAGCCACCTGGGCAGCGGCGCCGAGATCAACCTGGCGACGCTGGAGGCCGCCCGCTCCGGCGCCCCCGGCCCGGACGGCGACTTCAACCGGGGCGTCTGGGCGCGCTGGGACGCGATGTCCCCGACCGAGCACGCCGCCGGGTTCCTGGCCGCCAACGAGCGGCTGGTCGAGGCGTACGAGGCGCTGGACGCCGAGACCCGGAACACGCTCCGGATCGACCTGGGGTTCCTGCCGGAGCCGGTCGACGTGGCCACCGCGGCCCGGTTCCGGCTCAGCGAGTTCGCCCTGCACCAGTGGGACGCCGAGGTCGCGTTCAACAGGTTCGCGGCGGTGACGCCGGGAGCGGTGGCGCTGCTGCTCGACCAGATCGGCGGCATGTTGGCCTGGACCAGTCGGCCGCAGGAGCTGGCCGGGCGGGAGGGGACGCTGCTGGTCCGGCTGCACGCGCCGGAGCGCACGTTCGGGCTGCGACTCGGCGAGAGGGTCGAGATCGTCGACCCGCCGGAGCAGCCCGACGGTGAGCTGGTGGCCCCGGCCGAGGCGTGGCTGCGGCTGGCGACCGGCCGGCTCGGGCCGGCGTACACCCCGGACGGGGTGCGCGTCACCGGCCCGCTGACCCTCGACGACCTGCGCCGGGTCTTCGCCGGGTTCTGA
- a CDS encoding RtcB family protein has translation MGYTPLAGTRAPVRVWTDPYAIEPQAAKQLRNIGALPWVQGVAVMPDVHFGKGATVGSVIAMRQAVSPAAVGVDIGCGMSAVRTSLTAADLPDDLAGLRSAIEAVIPVGFAQRENPVDTRRVRGLEQAGWDDFWGRFAGLDRRVAQLETRARRQLGTLGGGNHFIEVCLERGGADEGRVWLMLHSGSRNIGKELAERHIGVARKLPHNADLPDRDLAVFLAGTPEMDAYRRDLWWAQEYARRNRAVMLALLCGVVRERFPRVGFDEPISCHHNYVSEERYDGVDVLVTRKGAIAAGRGDLGIIPGSMGTGSYIVRGRGNPDAYCSASHGAGRRMSRAQAKRTFSTEDLAAQTAGVECRKDAGVVDEIPGAYKDITQVMAQQEDLVEVVAHLRQVVCVKG, from the coding sequence ATGGGATACACCCCGCTCGCCGGCACCCGGGCGCCCGTCCGGGTCTGGACCGATCCGTACGCCATCGAGCCGCAGGCCGCCAAGCAACTGCGCAACATCGGCGCGCTGCCGTGGGTGCAGGGCGTCGCCGTGATGCCCGACGTGCACTTCGGCAAGGGCGCCACCGTCGGCTCGGTCATCGCGATGCGGCAGGCCGTCTCGCCGGCGGCGGTCGGCGTCGACATCGGCTGCGGCATGTCCGCGGTACGGACCTCGCTGACCGCCGCCGACCTGCCGGACGATTTGGCCGGGCTGCGGTCGGCGATCGAGGCCGTCATCCCGGTCGGCTTCGCGCAGCGGGAGAACCCGGTCGACACCCGTCGGGTCCGTGGCCTGGAGCAGGCCGGCTGGGACGACTTCTGGGGCCGGTTCGCCGGCCTGGACCGGAGGGTGGCGCAGCTGGAGACGCGGGCGCGACGGCAGCTCGGCACCCTCGGTGGGGGCAACCACTTCATCGAGGTCTGCCTGGAGCGGGGCGGCGCCGACGAGGGCCGGGTCTGGCTGATGCTGCACTCCGGGTCCCGCAACATCGGCAAGGAGCTGGCCGAGCGGCACATCGGGGTGGCCCGGAAGCTGCCGCACAACGCCGACCTGCCGGATCGGGACCTGGCGGTGTTCCTCGCCGGCACGCCGGAGATGGACGCGTACCGCCGGGACCTGTGGTGGGCGCAGGAGTACGCGCGGCGCAACCGGGCGGTCATGCTGGCCCTGCTCTGCGGCGTGGTGCGGGAGCGGTTCCCGCGGGTCGGCTTCGACGAGCCGATCTCGTGCCACCACAACTACGTCTCGGAGGAGCGCTACGACGGGGTGGACGTGCTGGTCACCCGCAAGGGGGCGATCGCGGCCGGGCGGGGCGACCTGGGCATCATCCCCGGGTCGATGGGCACCGGGTCGTACATCGTGCGGGGTCGGGGGAACCCGGACGCCTACTGCTCGGCCTCGCACGGGGCCGGCCGACGGATGTCGCGGGCGCAGGCGAAGCGGACGTTCAGCACCGAGGATCTGGCCGCGCAGACCGCCGGGGTGGAGTGCCGGAAGGACGCCGGGGTGGTCGACGAGATCCCCGGCGCGTACAAGGACATCACCCAGGTGATGGCGCAGCAGGAGGACCTGGTCGAGGTGGTCGCGCACCTCAGGCAGGTGGTCTGCGTGAAGGGCTGA
- a CDS encoding RICIN domain-containing protein, which translates to MIAELSSRTRRILSVFVALVVALTAGVAVSAARGAQAAPTFKVLAFYNGTWDAAHIDFVRDARAWFPQAAAQYGFSWEATTNWSLLNTTNLAQYKVVMFLDDAPPTAQRAAFQQYMQNGGAWLGFHVSAWTDNPSSWSWYYNTFLGTGAFQTNTWGPTRVTMRADNRTHAVTRNLPATFPSSISEWYSWSNDLRQNPNIDILASVDPSSFPVGTDPNQSWYGGYYPLVWSNKQYKMLYANFGHNAMNYSTNTGLSSTFDSPQQNRLLIDGLHWLAGVGDTPPTTTPPPSDGISPTAWHTVINRGSGRCVDARAAASANGTAIQQYACNGSAAQQYQFVPTSGGYLRVNNRNNSAQVVDVTDRSTADSAPIQLWSYSGGANQQWRAEPEGNGYYRLVNRNSGKCLDVPGASTADSVQLIQYTCNGTAAQSFRLAPVS; encoded by the coding sequence GTGATCGCAGAACTCTCCTCCCGTACCAGACGAATCCTGTCGGTGTTCGTGGCCCTGGTCGTCGCGCTGACCGCCGGTGTGGCGGTCAGCGCCGCGCGGGGCGCGCAGGCCGCGCCGACGTTCAAGGTCCTCGCCTTCTACAACGGCACCTGGGACGCCGCGCACATCGACTTCGTCAGGGACGCCCGCGCCTGGTTCCCGCAGGCCGCCGCCCAGTACGGTTTCTCCTGGGAGGCCACCACCAACTGGAGCCTGCTGAACACCACCAACCTGGCCCAGTACAAGGTCGTCATGTTCCTGGACGACGCGCCGCCGACCGCGCAGCGCGCCGCGTTCCAGCAGTACATGCAGAACGGCGGGGCGTGGCTGGGCTTCCACGTCAGCGCCTGGACGGACAACCCGTCGAGCTGGAGCTGGTACTACAACACCTTCCTCGGCACCGGTGCGTTCCAGACCAACACCTGGGGCCCCACCCGGGTCACCATGCGCGCCGACAACCGCACCCACGCCGTCACCCGGAACCTGCCCGCGACGTTCCCGTCGTCGATCAGCGAGTGGTACTCCTGGAGCAACGACCTGCGGCAGAACCCCAACATCGACATTCTCGCCTCGGTCGACCCGTCCAGCTTTCCGGTCGGCACCGACCCCAACCAGTCCTGGTACGGCGGCTACTACCCGCTGGTCTGGAGCAACAAGCAGTACAAGATGCTGTACGCCAACTTCGGCCACAACGCGATGAACTACAGCACCAACACCGGGCTGTCCTCCACCTTCGACAGCCCGCAGCAGAACCGGTTGCTGATCGACGGGCTGCACTGGCTCGCCGGGGTCGGTGACACGCCCCCGACGACGACGCCGCCTCCCTCCGACGGCATCTCGCCGACGGCCTGGCACACGGTGATCAACCGGGGCAGCGGCAGGTGCGTCGACGCGCGGGCCGCCGCGAGCGCGAACGGCACCGCCATCCAGCAGTACGCCTGCAACGGCAGCGCCGCCCAGCAGTACCAGTTCGTGCCGACCAGCGGCGGCTACCTGCGGGTTAACAACCGTAACAACAGCGCCCAGGTGGTCGACGTGACCGACCGGTCGACAGCCGACTCGGCGCCGATCCAACTCTGGTCCTACAGCGGCGGCGCCAACCAGCAGTGGCGGGCCGAACCCGAGGGCAACGGCTACTACCGCCTGGTCAACCGCAACAGCGGAAAGTGCCTGGACGTGCCGGGAGCGTCCACTGCCGACAGCGTCCAGCTCATCCAGTACACCTGCAACGGCACCGCCGCGCAGTCGTTCCGCCTGGCGCCCGTGTCATAA
- a CDS encoding Gmad2 immunoglobulin-like domain-containing protein, translated as MNRHRLASFLVAALLVGGCGIPRSGALGPAPTAASSGAGSPSAVPPDTAPSPTAGPARPAHPPRSPQPGSATPTATGAARTRDTVTIELWLVRAGRLVPTRRTRPATVTTSRLALAELAAGPTRAEAAAGLTTVVAAGVEVTRIAGGVATLRVPAVADPARRRLRDAQLVWTLTQFPTVRQVRIGDAAAVGRADVPDLLPPIVVSDPLYGERVTTPLVVTGTADVFEATVSVRVLDAAGREVATAFGTAGCGSGCRGGYRVVVGWHTTREQRGTVEVYEVSAQDGSRIHTMAVPVLLAPGG; from the coding sequence GTGAACCGCCACCGCCTCGCGTCCTTCCTCGTCGCCGCCCTGCTCGTGGGCGGTTGCGGCATTCCCCGCTCCGGAGCGCTCGGGCCCGCGCCCACCGCGGCGTCGTCCGGTGCCGGCTCGCCGAGCGCCGTCCCGCCCGACACCGCGCCCTCCCCCACGGCCGGTCCGGCGCGGCCCGCGCACCCGCCCCGGTCGCCGCAGCCCGGCAGCGCCACACCGACGGCGACCGGCGCCGCCCGCACCCGGGACACGGTGACGATCGAGCTGTGGTTGGTCCGGGCCGGACGCCTCGTACCGACCCGACGGACCCGCCCGGCCACCGTCACGACGTCCCGGCTGGCGCTCGCCGAGCTGGCCGCCGGGCCGACGCGCGCCGAGGCCGCGGCCGGACTGACCACTGTCGTCGCGGCGGGCGTCGAGGTGACCCGGATCGCGGGCGGCGTGGCGACGCTGCGGGTCCCGGCGGTCGCGGACCCGGCACGGCGGCGACTGCGCGACGCGCAACTGGTGTGGACGCTCACCCAGTTCCCCACAGTGCGTCAGGTCCGCATCGGCGACGCGGCCGCGGTCGGCCGGGCGGACGTGCCGGATCTGCTGCCGCCGATCGTGGTCAGCGACCCGCTCTACGGGGAACGGGTCACCACCCCACTCGTCGTCACCGGCACCGCTGACGTGTTCGAGGCCACGGTGAGCGTCCGGGTGCTGGACGCCGCCGGCCGGGAGGTCGCCACCGCGTTCGGCACCGCCGGCTGCGGCAGCGGCTGCCGGGGTGGCTACCGCGTGGTGGTCGGCTGGCACACCACCCGGGAGCAGCGGGGCACCGTCGAGGTGTACGAGGTGTCCGCCCAGGACGGCTCACGGATCCACACGATGGCCGTGCCGGTGCTCCTGGCGCCCGGCGGCTGA
- a CDS encoding TetR/AcrR family transcriptional regulator, translating into MLSGRQADACAGVPATRAPRCADSDLFSVVTGLLREVGYERMTIDAVAARAHVSKATIYRRWDGKAELVVAALSDRHVGVHNPPDTGSLRGDLIELLRATAAICTADCDLMQALTFAMRTNPELERLVRHQVLPAGRVASTAILVRAAARGEIPPEAGERELFHDLAPALTLSRLVAHGLPADDAFLTQVVDQVLIPVLRYRHGPPAQS; encoded by the coding sequence ATGTTGAGTGGTCGGCAGGCGGACGCCTGCGCCGGGGTTCCGGCGACCCGGGCGCCACGGTGCGCCGACAGCGACCTGTTCTCCGTGGTCACCGGCCTGTTGCGCGAGGTCGGCTACGAGCGGATGACGATCGACGCCGTCGCCGCTCGCGCCCACGTCAGCAAGGCCACCATCTACCGGCGCTGGGACGGCAAGGCCGAGCTGGTCGTCGCCGCCCTGAGCGACCGGCACGTGGGTGTGCACAACCCGCCGGACACCGGCTCCCTGCGCGGCGACCTGATCGAGTTGCTGCGCGCCACGGCCGCGATCTGCACCGCCGACTGCGACCTCATGCAGGCGCTCACCTTCGCCATGCGCACCAACCCCGAGCTGGAACGCCTGGTGCGCCACCAGGTGCTACCGGCCGGACGGGTGGCGAGCACCGCCATCCTGGTCCGCGCCGCCGCGCGCGGGGAGATCCCCCCGGAGGCCGGCGAACGGGAGCTGTTCCACGACCTGGCGCCCGCGCTCACCCTGTCCCGCCTCGTCGCGCACGGCCTGCCGGCCGATGACGCGTTCCTCACCCAGGTCGTCGACCAGGTGCTGATCCCGGTGCTGCGTTATCGGCACGGCCCGCCGGCTCAGTCCTGA
- a CDS encoding DHA2 family efflux MFS transporter permease subunit has product MPGTTSTAPGAPSVGPPASAPHPRRWIALAVIAVSQLMVVLDATIVNIALPQAQADLGITDANRQWVITAYTLAFGGLLLLGGRIADYWGRKRTFLVGMTGFALASALGGLATTGGMLFAARALQGAFGALLAPAALALLTVLFTEATERAKAFAVYGAIAGGGSAVGLLLGGVLTEYADWRWCLLVNIPVAAIAIAFALPLVPESRAHGNTRYDVPGAIVVTAGLVSLVYGFTKAAEDGWDATATLAFIAAGAVLLAAFVVIELRSSHPLLPLRIILDRNRGGAFLTSTLIGAGLFGAFLFLTFYFQVVLQYKPLEAGLASLPVTAGVLIAAGGASQLMPRLGAKPLMVAGAVLAAAGMLVLTQIDADTPFLTHLLPAQVILGLGLGFTFVPLSSLALVGVPEHDAGAASATLNATQQIGGSLGTALLNTFYTSAVTAYLVGRAPSPLTQVEALVHGYRVAFAWGAALIVLAGLATLVLVKVRKEDIPTGTTVHMG; this is encoded by the coding sequence ATGCCCGGAACCACCTCGACCGCTCCCGGCGCGCCCAGCGTCGGACCGCCGGCCAGCGCACCGCACCCGCGGCGGTGGATCGCGCTGGCGGTCATCGCGGTGTCCCAGCTGATGGTCGTCCTGGACGCCACCATCGTGAACATCGCGCTGCCGCAGGCCCAGGCCGACCTGGGGATCACCGACGCGAACCGGCAGTGGGTGATCACCGCCTACACGCTGGCCTTCGGCGGGCTGCTGCTGCTCGGCGGTCGGATCGCCGACTACTGGGGGCGTAAGCGCACCTTCCTGGTCGGCATGACCGGTTTCGCGCTCGCCTCCGCGCTGGGCGGCCTGGCCACCACCGGCGGGATGCTCTTCGCCGCCCGCGCGCTCCAGGGCGCCTTCGGCGCGCTGCTCGCCCCGGCCGCGCTGGCGCTGCTCACCGTCCTGTTCACCGAGGCCACCGAGCGGGCCAAGGCCTTCGCGGTGTACGGCGCGATCGCCGGCGGCGGCTCGGCTGTCGGCCTGCTGCTCGGCGGGGTGCTCACCGAGTACGCCGACTGGCGCTGGTGCCTGCTGGTCAACATCCCGGTCGCGGCCATCGCCATCGCCTTCGCGCTCCCGCTGGTGCCGGAGAGCCGGGCGCACGGCAACACCCGCTACGACGTGCCGGGCGCGATCGTGGTGACCGCCGGCCTGGTCTCCCTGGTGTACGGCTTCACCAAGGCCGCCGAGGACGGCTGGGACGCCACCGCGACGCTCGCCTTCATCGCCGCCGGTGCGGTGCTGCTCGCCGCCTTCGTGGTGATCGAGCTGCGCTCCAGCCACCCGCTGCTGCCACTGCGGATCATCCTGGACCGCAACCGGGGTGGCGCGTTCCTCACCTCGACGCTGATCGGCGCCGGCCTGTTCGGGGCGTTCCTGTTCCTGACCTTCTACTTCCAGGTGGTGCTCCAGTACAAGCCGCTCGAAGCCGGTCTCGCGTCGTTGCCGGTCACCGCCGGTGTGCTGATCGCCGCGGGTGGCGCCAGCCAACTCATGCCGCGACTGGGCGCCAAGCCGCTGATGGTGGCCGGCGCCGTGCTCGCCGCGGCGGGCATGCTCGTGCTGACCCAGATCGACGCGGACACCCCGTTCCTCACCCACCTGCTGCCCGCCCAGGTCATCCTGGGGCTCGGCCTGGGCTTCACGTTCGTACCGCTGTCCAGCCTGGCCCTGGTCGGTGTGCCGGAGCACGACGCCGGCGCGGCCAGCGCGACGCTCAACGCCACCCAGCAGATCGGTGGCTCGCTCGGCACCGCCCTGCTGAACACCTTCTACACCAGCGCGGTCACCGCCTACCTGGTCGGCCGGGCGCCGAGCCCGCTCACCCAGGTCGAGGCGCTGGTGCACGGCTACCGGGTGGCTTTCGCCTGGGGCGCGGCGCTAATCGTGCTCGCCGGCCTGGCCACGCTGGTCCTGGTGAAGGTGCGCAAGGAGGACATCCCCACCGGCACCACTGTGCACATGGGCTGA